DNA from Lemur catta isolate mLemCat1 chromosome 7, mLemCat1.pri, whole genome shotgun sequence:
GATGCGGGCGGCTGCGGGCCCGCCCTGCAGTGCCGTGCCGCAGCAGCCCAGCCCGGCGGGAGAGGGACTGAGGGGTCGGGCCTGGTCCCGGGGCTCCGGGACCACGAGGCAGGGCGCGCCGGGGAGGGTGCGCAGCGAGCGGGGGCGCCCTCGGCTCCGCGGCGGCCACCGCCCCTCCTGCGGCTGGAGCGCTTCCAGAGCAGAGGCGCAGCCTCGCTCGCTCGGGCGTCCTCCCGCTCCCGCtccggctcctcctcctccttcccccgcCGCGGCGCCCGGCTCCAGGCGGCGGGCGAGCGCGCCtccccctccagccctccccctcctctcgCTCTCCCAGCTAACTTTCCCGAGCCCCGACCGGCGGCGCAAAGCTCCCGGGCAGCTTCCGGGCCGACTGCCGACCGCGGGTGCAGAGTGCGGCTGTGCCCAGTATCCCATCCCCGCGCCCCCAGCGCGCTCCGGAGAGAACGGGACGATGCCCGGGGCTGGGGACCGAGGAAAAGCCCTGGCGAGATGGCTGGGCGCTGGGCTTTTGGGTAAGGCAGCCCCAACTTGGTCTGTTCTctcgcctccccccacccctccaggagGGGGACACTCAAGAAGGGGGGGTGCCTTGGACAGGGTGGGCTTTGGAGTGCGGCACAAAATAAGCACGGCGGCCACCGGCTTCCCGCCGGACGCCTGGCTCCGAGGCTGTGCTCCTTGGGGACCGTGCGCGTCCCCTCACCCCATCACCCCGCCAGCCTCCAGATTAGTTTTTGGCTTCAGCTCTAGGCTCTTGGCGCTGGATCTTGGGGCTGCAGCGCGGGTCTCCAGAGTTCAGATGTGCTAGGGGAGGGGGTCGTGCCTTGGACTTAGGGGGTGCCAGCTGGGTTGCACGTGTGACTGTTGGCATGCTGGTCTCCACCCCAGCCCAGAGCTGTGTGCTTGTTTCTCATACAGCAGGCATGTACCAATGGGGGTCGgggggctccccttcctcctgggccCGGTTTCTGCTTTGCTCCTCTGCCCTCCGCCTCCTCCAGGGCCCACTGTCTTCCCCCAAGCTCCACGCTAAAGGCTGGAAGGGGTTGGAGGGGCTTAGGGGATCATTCAAAAGCCACCTTTTAAGAGGGgccctttctctcttcctataAAAGATTCCATAGGGAGGACCTGTTTGACCTGCTCCCTGCTCTTCCTTTTTGGGGTAAATATGGAGACTGAGGAGACATGTCCAGAGGACACAGAGGGAACGgagtattattaatatctattaatatgcACATGATAGTTTTGAGTGTCAAACTCCAAGAGATTAGGGAATGGTATTTATTAGTCCAGCATGTAATCTCCTCATAAATCACAGCCGGACTTTAGTGTAAGCAGACTCTGTCTCTGGCAACTGCATCTCTTCCTGTTTATATTTGTTGGATTTGGCTTTTAGCAGCTCCCCCCATTGGGCTAGGCACATAGTGTAAATTATTTGGGCTGGAAACAGGGAGACAGGAACCTACAAGGGAGGTTGCTGCTCTTTCTGCAAATGTAAACTGTATGCAGACCTGTCATGCTGGTGCCTGGTGCTGAAGGGGGATAGGGCATTTCTTTCACTCAAAACCCACTGGTTTGTTTGCATCTCTGTGGCCAGCTGGAAGGCACTGGTGTTTTCTCCTGTACCTTTCAGACAGGTGTCATGCTGGTTTCACGGTGACCCTAATGAAGTGGGCCTCATGAGGCCTGCGGCTGCTCTTCATTGAGTGGGCACAGTGCCACTCCACACTACCCCTCATGCCATCTCAGGTCAAAGCAGGTCCACACTGTGACCATGGCAAAGGTAAGGGGTCATTGAAGAACTCAACCTCATGAGTACCCCACCTTGCACCCCtggtttctcttcctcctgctgcccGGTGGGTGGTGGGATGCCAGTCCCTGGTCTGTTAGAATATTCATATTAATAGAACCGGGCTTCTGTGGGCAACCAGGAGGGCCCTGGAAAcagtgtgcatgcgtgtgtgtgggagggggatTGTGGGCAGagtcttggtattttttttaggTGTAAGCCCCCCTTTTCCAAAGACTGTTCAGTGGGTAGACCAGGTAGGGTCAGGGGCCCATTGAAGCAGGTTTGGATAAATCTCTCGGCTACACTTTTTGGAACCCAGGGGAGAGCAGAGTGCCTTGTAGGTAGAAGATCTGCAGACCCCAGAACTGCCCTACctgctctgccccctgcccctctggTCTGCAGAGGGACCAGAGCCCTCTATTGGACCTTGCCCAGGTAGCCACTGACTGAGCCCTCACAGGGGCATTGGTCTGAGCTTGGGATATAGATGACATCCTTGCTCTCAGTCCGGTGGGGGGAGACATGGAGATGACTGGACAGTCAGCTGGAGTTGTTCCCTGGGAACATCGGAGCTGGCAGGGACTTTGGAAACCAGAGCTCAGAGCTCTTCTAAGGGTGAGGAAGCTGTGGTCCTGAGAGGGagggtgacttgcccaagggtaCATGGCCTTGTGGGATGGTCAAGTGGGACAGAATCAAGGTCTCCTGGGCTCTGTCACACCATACTGCCTCCCAGTTAACTGAAGTCTGGTGAGGGAGAAGGTCAGTAGGGATTGTGCTTAGGGCACAAGGAtgagtgaatctctggggcacgGGCATGGAAGGATAAAGGCGTGGGGGCCAGAACTGCTGTTCTCACAGCCGTGGAGACTGAGTATAGAGCAATGAGCTCCCAGGAGCCCTCTTCGCCCCCTCTCCCCATGTCAAACTCAGTCTTACAGACTGAGACTAAAGTGATTGATGATAACCCAATAAGATACCCTTTCCTTAAACTGAGAAGCAGTTTCGAAGGCTATATCATTGCTGTTGAGGTTTATGAGGTTTATGTGGGTTCCAGTCTCTTCCTAAGCATGTAATGTAATATAGCTGTCCTGCCCACCCCTTTCTTGTTCCCTCATTTGCTTAATTGCTGTGATCTGTGTTTAATTATCACTTGTGAGAGTGCTCTGTTGCACAACCCTCTTTCCTTTGGTGTGTATTTATTAAAGACTTGTTTAATGAGGATGCAATTAGGGAGAGGGTGCTCAGTCCTACTCAGAGGAAGGCAAAAGGAAGGGTAAGCAAGGAGCTCATGGAGaagaggggaggacagggagaagTAGGGAGAGATTGTGGGTTTGAATCTGCAAGTGATGGTTAGTTCTCTCTCTGAACCTTCAGGGGCACCCAGGAGAGAAGGCTGCTGTCCCAGAGTCCTTATGACTGGCCACCTTTTGGTGGGATCATCATGATAGGGAGACTCTGGGCACAGCTGACCACCTTGCCCTGTTGCTGGTCCTCGAGGGGGTCTAGCGATCCTTGCATAAACCAGGGGTGGGCTGTGCCAACACAACCCACTGTGGCCTGTAAGAGGAAGGACAGGCACACTGCTTGGACTTATTTGCAAAGCTTGTTTCATTGAGCATCCAGTGCTGTCTCAGGGGCATGCTTCTATCCCTGCAAAgctcctgggggtgggcaggaagcaGGCAGGTTGCCTAGGGAGAGAAAGCTGAAATCTTTCTTTGTCTCTGGGCTTAGGGGCCttgcctggcccagccctgcctcccacagcccccAGGGCCTCCACCCTGGGAGGAGTCCTGTCCCACTGGCCTTGGCCCACTTTCTGCCTCCCAGCTCTAACTTTGAGTCTCTTTGATTCTCCCAGGCCAGAGTGTATCAGCCTccctatttatttaattatttatttatttatttattttgagatagagtctcattctgttgcccaggctagaatgctgtggcgtcagcctaactcacaggaacctcaaactcctgggctcaagcaatcctcttgcctcagcctcccgagtagctgggaccataggtgagtgccaccatgcccagctaattttttctatttttagtagagatgggatctcactcttgctcaggttggtctcgaactcctgacctcaagcgatcgatcctcctacctcagcctcccagagtgctaggattacaggcgtgagccaccgcgcccagcctggcctccctgtTAAAGTCAGCCATGTTCCCACTTGCCATGCCAGGTGAGACCTCAGAGCTAAACTTAGAGTGGGTGCCAGCCTGCCCCTCTCCGCCCCCATCCCTGGAGTGGCTGTGACTGATCCCGGGACATGGGAAAAGGTGGCAGAATGTTTCCTGCTTTGGCATTTGCCTTGGAATATGTGGTGGCTGCCACTGGAGTCCTGCTGGtgtgaatatttaataatatcattTGCATGTGTTGAATACTTTTTCACTTCGACAAAACTTGGGATCCCGAGTCCATCCTCAGAGAAAACCCCAGATGAGGATGCGGGAGTGGTGAGGACTTCAGAGAATGGCAAAGAAAATGGCTGCTCTGAGAGTAGCTAAATGGCTAGGGCCTTTCAGTGAGGAAAGGCAAGTCTTTGGGGTTTAGGGTTGAATTCCACAGGATCATGACTAGGGGGACTTGCTCATCCATCTCACAACACCAGGAAGAGGACCCCCACTCccaagcacacacatgcacactctgACATTCTAAAGAGTTAAGTTTAAGACAAAGCAAACTTaactcagtggctcatgcctgtaatcccagcactttgggaggctgaggtgggaggattgcttgaggccaggagttcgcgaatagcccaggcaacatggtgagacaaggcttctacaaaaaataaaaaaattagctggacacagGCCTGtggtccaagctacttgggaagctgaggtaggagggtcatctgagcccaggagttagaggttgctgcgagctatggtcatgccactgcactccagcctgggtgacagagggagaccctgtctcaaaaataaataaataagtaaaagtcTCTCTTTACTCCAGGGAAATAGCCACATGGAAATAATCTAAGATGTGGTACAGGGTGAAAGATAAATCAATGTGTGGATGGCCTGGAGACATTCTTGGCTGACACTGCTCATTAACGGAAGCTAGGGCTGCCTTGGTTTCCTGTGATGAGGGATAGTCTTGTCCCCTGCCCCTCTTTCAAACACCATCCTCCTCTGCCCACTCACTGAAGGCCCTCTTGTGTTTTACAGTCTTACGTTTTGGTTTCACACCAAgcttgggagggaggagagacagcCACCTCTGCCATGGCTTAGGGATGTACGCCCTGGCTGTGGCACCTCTGACTTTCTCAAGGTCAGCTGGCAGAGTGGGGTCCTGCTGACCAGCCCTCTCCTGGCTTGGCATCCTGCTTGAAGCAGCCTGGTGGGGGGGACCTCTAGTGGATCAACACCCGCCCCCTGCTCTCCCCTAGCACGACCTCTAAGGtgaggctgggagaggctgggtgTGGGAGGCAGGCCCCTGGGCTTTCTTGTTCAGGAGCCTCCCACGCATAGCTGGCAGGACTGCACGACACCCTGCTGGGAGGGCTGTGCACTGGAGAAGCCCTGGCTTGGCACCCGCTCTGATAACTTAACCTTGAGCAGGGCGCTGGACTCTGTGGAAACCATTTGTGCCATTTCTGTTCCCTCCAGGCTACTCGGGAAATGGCAGTGCTTCACTGGGAGAGTCCTGAGTGTATTAAAGTTAAGTCATCCCTATAGGTGCACACAAATCAGGCAGAAATGTGTACTGTGTCATGAGCCAGACCTTAAAGAAATAGGGTTCTCTTCTCTGCTGGAcccttcttttgcttttttgcttCTGTCTATTTAAAGCAATCAAAAAGATTTCCCTTTTGATGCGCATCTTTTGTGCTCTTGAATATCTCATTCTGGCTGGGGTTGGAGAGGGGAAATTGGCCACCGGCTGGAGTTCCCCCATCTCCCCATTGCCTCCAAGACCCTGGTTTCTGGACCTGAGTGCGATGAACACTGGAGTGGGAGCTGCCACGCTCCTTGGAGCCCTGAGGGAGGCCAGTGGCTGTCAGGAAGCTGCCTTgtctgggagcttccctgtctgCCACTCTGCACCCTGATCCTTAGTTTGTGGGGACTACGGTGGGTGGGAAGCAGGGCTCTAGTGCTGGCCCCAGGCTGGAGGGTGGGATATTGTGTCTGGCTCCTGTCCCTAGACCTCTGGGGTAGGTGGGCATGGGGGATGGCAGAGGTAAAAGGAAAACCAGGAGCTCTAAGGAGGGCGAAACCCTGACAGCATTGTTCTCTTGGAGAGGCAAGTCACAGAGTGGGAAAAAGCAGACAAATGTCTGAAAGCTGTTAATTCCACTCACTGGGTGTATGACCTTGAGTCAGGTAATCTCTTTGAGCCTGTTTCTTCGTTTGTTTATTGGGAATAGAAATAGTAACTACCTTATAAGATTAttctgagggttaaatgagacTGTATATAAAATGCCTGTCCTGTcttatagtaaatgctcagtccCAGATTCCATTTAAaactgtgtggccctgggcagatcaacttaacctctctgagccccaattTCATCATTGGTAAAACAGCAAACATCATACCTACCTTCCAGCATTCTAATAAAAGAGTTAATAGGTATAAATCCTctagcacagtggttctcaaagtgtgatcttCGCCCACAGCCCATAGTATTCCCTGGGAACTTTTTAGAGATGTCAGTTCTCAGGCTCCActctagacctactgaatcagaaactccaggggctgggtggggctgggtggggcttgCTGGAGTGGCCCTCCAGGGGTTCTGATGCTCTctcaagtttgaaaaccacagcTCTAGAACAATTCCTACATAGGAGTTGGCCAAAAAATGAAGGCTAATTGAAATAACTTCTCAGTATTAATTGGAGCCCACGTGAGGAAAGTTGGCTCTCCTGTTGGCCTTagacaagttacctaacctctctagGCATCTCTAATATGGAGCTACAAGAGTATGTCACGCACAGGATAGACGTGAGGATGAAACGTGCccggcacatagtaaatgctcaatacatATTAGCTATTACTACCATTATCAACAGTGGTAGGATCATGATCGGGTTACAGGACCACGTGGTGTGAATTTTGGGCTGGGGGCCTGAGCACTCCACTTTGCTGTCAGAAGATAAGGGGACGTGAAAGAAGCTGAGGGAGCAGGGCTGCCAGCTCTCCTTGGAGTTCcttttctgtcatttaaaaagCACTGCTCAGATGCAGCATGCACCATTATTATGTTGTGTGggcaaaacaagaaaagtctgtgATGCAGCATGAGGGAATTAAGTTAGACAACAGAGGGTCTTCCTGAGAGTGCGGATGGGAGAAGGTGCCTTTTCCCTAGGGGCAAGGAGAGGTAGGCATCCAATTGTGGACTTCCTTCCAACAACCTCGAGGCTAGTGGGGTTTCCTTGAGGAATCTGCAGGAAGGGGGAAGGACCAGGCCCTCTTACAAGGACTCTGGAGGTTGGGTCCAAGGCGGTCCAAGGCGGTGAGTGGAAACCCCTAGCCCAAGTGGAGGGCACCGCATAGATGTACTGAGGAGAAGGTGGGGACACGTGGGAAGGAAGCCTCAGGGGTGCTCCGGGACGACTGGGGGATGAGGGGGGTAGGGGGCTGCGTAGTGTGGTGGGGAGGCCGCTACTGGGGTTCAGGAGGGGACGGGGTGTCCGGCGCCCTCCGCACCCACCCCGCACGCGTGTACCGGGGTTCGCCCGGAACCGCCTCCGCGTTGTCTCGGCCGTGTCACTCCTCTCCCGCCCTGGCTTTGCTCGCTGCGCCCCCGCTGCTGCCCAGCTCCGcgccgcgccccccgccccccaccgtGTTCCTTCGCTTCTCGGGGTCCCGTTCGGTGGCCGGAGGGCGCCGGACTCGGGTGGCCAAGCAAGGTCCAGCCCGAACGTGTCCCTGTGCCTCTCCGCCCCTCGGGGTCGCCTGGGAGCCTCCGGGGCTCGGTGACGCGATGCCGCTGGACAGTGGCCCGGGACTGCGGCTGtcgcttttctttctcttcacctTACGGGACCCagctcttccccacctcccccgcAAAACCCGAAAGCATCACGAGGCGGCGCGCACAGTCCTCGGGGACATTCCCTTGCAGAGAAGGGAGCCCGCCCTGCACTTCCCGGGCGACGCAGAGGGAGCACTTCAGGGGCTGCGTCCCCAGGTGAGGGGGTGGACGGGGGCGCAGGTGCCAGGCAGAGTGGCCAGGGCCTCGTTTTCTGGGGTTGGGGTGACCCCTGGTGGTCATCCAGAGTGCCACAGGGCTAGTCACCGGCCCAGAATTCAGTCCTGCCCAGTGAAGGCGAGAAATGGAGAGTTACCGCGGTCGGTCGCTCAAGATGTGTCAACTGGAGTAAAGAGAACTGTCCCCCTGCCTGGCCAAGCCACTCCCACCCTGCCCAGTGTCCCTTTCCAGAGCTCCAGACGAGGGGGTTCAGTGGGGTTTTATTTAGGGAGGTTGTGCTCCTTGAACAGGTCTCCTGATCCCGATGTCCCTGTCGCTGGAGGTGTCTGTGGGAAAGGCCACCGTCATCTACGCTGTCAACGGCACAGAGATCCTACTGCCCTGCACTTTCTCCAGCTGCATTGGCTTCGAGGACCTCCGATTCTGGTGGACCTACAACAACAGTGACAGTCCTGTaagtggtgggggcagggacggGCCCCACCCgtcccttctctttcccctcaCCCATGCCTCCCATTCTAGGCTCAGGTCCTGTCTGGACTGAGAGCCACCGTGATGGTCCCCACGACCCACCCGCTTTTTGTCACCCATTCTCCCAGTATTCTTTTCAGAGCCTGTCTGGAAGGATCTAAGTGGGAGAGATGTTTAGATCATCTTGCCAGAATTTGGGGCCTGTTGGAATTCTTAGCTAGAGTCCTCTGTCTGGTCTTAAGAAATACCTGGAATTTGGATTGCTTGTGTAAAAACGAATAACTTAACaaacaggagagagaaagccCTTTGGAAGGCTTGGAGAGAGGGAATGAGAAGAGTCCAAGTGAGGGAAGGGCTGAGAGCCTGGCCTAGGGAGGAAAGGCGAGAGCAAGGGGGGAGAAGGCAGGTCTGCAGAAGCACCTgcagggctgtggggtggggatgggtggggacAGATCAACCAACAGGTACTTACTGAGTACTCACCTGCAGTCTAGTAGGGGACCTGGCCTGAGACTATCATAGGGAAGCCGCCAGAGACCAACTCTGGATATAATTAAATGCTGACCTCAGAGGGTGCTGATGAACAGAGCTGTGAGATTGATCCAGGACTTGATGGAGGGCCAGGGTTCAGATGGGCAGGGGACATGGTGTCAGCAAAGGCTGAGTGGGAAGTGACAGAGGGAAATGAGTGTGGTATTTGTAGGAGTCATTATGTAAAATGCTTTTATGAAAAGAGCAGTAAAAGCGGTGCCACATTCCAGAGAGACCTTAATAAAAGGAAATGGGTTTAGTCCGAAACAAGCAAAGTTCAGGCCAGACAGGCAGAGCTATTGCCACTGGGAGAGGAAACCAACGGGGAGGAAGCAGGCTCTGACTGCAGGCTCTTCCTGGACCTGGACGGAAGAGGCACCCAAGGAGTGGGCTGGCGTGATGTCATGACCCTTTATGTCCCTGCTTCTTTCttggcctcccctctcccctgccccccagatCATAGAAGGGACTGTGAAGAATGAGAAGTCTGACCCCAAGGTGACGTTGAAAGAGAATGATCGCATCACTCTGGAGGGCACCACCAAGGAGAAGAAGAACAACATTTCCATCCTGCTGAGGGACCTGCAGTTCAGCGATGGCGGCAGATACACCTGCCACGTGAAGAACCCCAAGGAGAATAATCTCGAGCACAACGCCACCATCATCCTCCAAGTCGTGGATGAACGTATGCAGTAGGGGCTGGGACAAGGGCGGTGGAGTGGGAAGAACTTGGGGGGGGGCACCCAACTCTGTTACAGTGAAGTGACAAAAGGGGCCACAttggtgttttcttttgctttacacTTTCAAGGGTTACTGGAGTTATAGCTAAAAGCTAGAGAATTTGGCTTGAACACTTACTCTGCTAGTGAATAGCTTGTGAAATACACTTAGCCTCTCTAAGCCTTattttgctcatctgtgaaatgggaacacaGCTGCATTCTCCtagggtggttgtgagggttGGAGAAGCTACCTGGGAGTGCTCTGTGGCTGGTAAAGTTCTCCCTGTACATTCTGGTTATTATTACTAGCGTGTATTCTGCTAGCGAAAGTTGACTGAATGTTGGGTATTGGACTAAAAAGTGCTGTGAAAGATACATAGTATTCCTCCTTGACGAATTTACAGTTCGGGGCAGACAGAAGACAGATAAGTAACCGAGACAGAGCATGACCCATATGCCAGGAGAGGCACAGACAGAGGTGGAGTAGGACACGGCCCCTCCCCCTCCGGGGCTTGGATCTCAGTTGGGGATTCAGGTCTGACAGAGATGGACCAATCAGACGGTGAGGGTCCATATGATAAGGAGCCAGGTGGCCCCATGATCCCCACACTGTGAGTGGTTGGAGAAGCAGGAGGTGACAGCCAGGGCTGGAGCAGCGAGGGAAGGGCCTGCAAGACTAGGGAAGCACAGAAGCAGAAAAAACGGAACAGCAAACTGCTCTCCCAGGCGACATGGGTTGTCTTCCTGGAGACGGAAATGCCATGAGTTCAATTTTGGGTGTGCCAAGGGCAGAGCCAGAGGCCAGCCAGGCAACTTTTCTGAGCCTGGAGTCACCTGAGTCAGGTCTGCCTAC
Protein-coding regions in this window:
- the SCN4B gene encoding sodium channel subunit beta-4; amino-acid sequence: MPGAGDRGKALARWLGAGLLGLLIPMSLSLEVSVGKATVIYAVNGTEILLPCTFSSCIGFEDLRFWWTYNNSDSPIIEGTVKNEKSDPKVTLKENDRITLEGTTKEKKNNISILLRDLQFSDGGRYTCHVKNPKENNLEHNATIILQVVDELEEVDNTVTLIILAVVGGVIGLLILIMLLKKLITFILKKTQEKKKECLVSSSGNDNTENGLPGSKAEEKPPTKV